Proteins found in one Rhinolophus ferrumequinum isolate MPI-CBG mRhiFer1 chromosome 9, mRhiFer1_v1.p, whole genome shotgun sequence genomic segment:
- the CD52 gene encoding CAMPATH-1 antigen, which yields MKNFLFLLFTISLLVMIQVQTGVLANKTTTPTTNNKKLKDAAPALSSLGGGSALLFLTSTLIQLFHLS from the exons ATGAAgaacttcctcttcctcctattCACCATCAGCCTCCTGGTGATGATTCAG GTACAAACCGGAGTCTTGGCAAACAagaccaccacccccaccaccaacaACAAGAAACTCAAGGATGCAGCCCCAGCACTCAGCAGCCTGGGGGGTGGCAGTGCCCTTCTCTTCTTGACCAGCACCCTCATCCAGCTCTTTCACCTCAGCTGA